The Metabacillus litoralis genome contains a region encoding:
- a CDS encoding MBOAT family O-acyltransferase, giving the protein MLFNSFEFIFAFLPIVFIIYFLLNKSRLILASKAWLVASSLFFYSWWNVAYLPLILISMFINYAIGTKLGRENLRINRKIVLTLGILFNVILLGIYKYSDFFISNVNGLFSTNMPLLKLALPLAISFFTFQQIAYLVDAYRNETKEYDFLNYALFVTFFPQLIAGPIVHHKEMMPQFEKLKNKVIDYQNIALGIFVFSIGLFKKVVIADSFAVWATKGFDETETLTFVEGWITSLSYTIQLYFDFSGYTDMAIGAALLFNIKLPINFNSPYKALDIQDFWRRWHITLSRFLTQYIYIPLGGNRKGKNRTYINILIIFLISGFWHGAGWTFVFWGLLHGIATVINRFWKAQGIKLNKIVAWFITFNFVNIAWVFFRATTWGDAIKVLKGMFGFNGIVLPSFEILSFVESYGFTLGSYFIDLSELLRIAPYLLIALIIIIFCKNSNTMTNTFRPNILTSVFITVAIVYCILNFNKISEFLYFNF; this is encoded by the coding sequence ATGTTATTTAACTCATTTGAATTTATCTTTGCATTTTTACCAATAGTGTTTATCATCTATTTCCTTCTAAATAAAAGTAGACTAATTCTTGCTTCTAAGGCATGGCTAGTAGCTAGTTCATTATTCTTTTATAGTTGGTGGAATGTAGCGTACTTACCTTTAATTCTAATATCAATGTTTATTAACTATGCTATTGGAACTAAATTAGGTAGAGAAAATTTAAGAATTAATAGAAAAATAGTTTTAACATTAGGAATTCTATTCAATGTTATATTACTTGGTATTTATAAGTACTCTGATTTTTTTATTTCTAATGTTAATGGTTTATTTTCTACAAATATGCCACTGTTGAAGCTTGCTCTGCCTTTAGCCATTAGTTTCTTCACATTTCAACAAATAGCTTATCTGGTAGATGCATATAGAAATGAAACAAAGGAATATGATTTTTTAAATTATGCATTATTCGTAACATTCTTTCCGCAATTAATTGCAGGCCCAATTGTTCATCATAAAGAAATGATGCCTCAATTTGAAAAATTGAAAAATAAAGTTATTGATTATCAGAATATCGCTTTAGGTATATTTGTTTTTTCTATAGGATTATTTAAGAAAGTAGTAATAGCTGATTCTTTTGCAGTTTGGGCAACTAAGGGTTTTGATGAAACTGAAACACTTACATTTGTGGAAGGTTGGATTACCTCTTTATCTTATACTATACAATTATACTTTGATTTCAGTGGATATACAGACATGGCTATTGGAGCTGCACTTCTTTTTAACATTAAACTGCCTATAAATTTTAATTCTCCATATAAGGCTTTGGATATACAAGACTTTTGGAGAAGATGGCATATTACACTTAGCCGTTTTTTAACCCAATACATTTATATACCTCTTGGTGGAAATAGAAAAGGAAAAAATAGAACCTATATTAATATATTAATTATTTTTTTAATTAGTGGCTTCTGGCATGGTGCTGGTTGGACATTTGTTTTTTGGGGCCTTTTACATGGAATAGCAACTGTCATAAATCGATTTTGGAAAGCACAAGGAATTAAGTTGAATAAAATTGTAGCCTGGTTTATTACATTTAATTTTGTAAATATAGCATGGGTATTTTTTAGAGCCACAACTTGGGGGGATGCAATTAAAGTTCTAAAAGGAATGTTTGGGTTTAACGGAATTGTGTTACCGAGCTTTGAGATTCTTTCCTTTGTTGAAAGCTATGGATTTACATTAGGCTCTTATTTTATCGATTTAAGCGAATTATTAAGAATTGCTCCATATTTGCTTATTGCATTAATCATTATTATTTTTTGTAAAAATTCAAATACAATGACAAATACTTTTAGGCCTAATATATTAACTTCAGTATTTATAACTGTTGCTATTGTATACTGCATTTTAAATTTTAACAAAATAAGTGAGTTTTTATATTTTAACTTTTAA
- a CDS encoding 3-deoxy-manno-octulosonate cytidylyltransferase, whose product MRIVGVIPARGGSARFYNKPLANILGKPMVWWVYTHSKQVDCFDEVYIATDSEEIKSVCESFGAKVIMTSSEHDTATERLFEVSQSIDADLYVMVNGDEPVIEAKDIVKCIPANLNKEGFYVSNLMTNFSDPVEVVDTSNLKIVTNKDGICLFISRSPIPFPKGGMNYTYQKFVGVGAFTKKALQYYHETPRGPIEKIEENDSFRFIENRKDIYYINALCETISVDTPKDIEKVEEYMMKNRKIAVIQ is encoded by the coding sequence ATGAGAATAGTTGGAGTGATACCAGCAAGAGGTGGTTCTGCAAGATTTTATAATAAACCATTAGCCAATATACTTGGAAAACCAATGGTATGGTGGGTTTACACACATTCAAAGCAAGTAGATTGTTTCGATGAGGTATATATCGCAACGGATAGTGAAGAAATTAAATCAGTATGTGAAAGCTTTGGGGCAAAAGTCATAATGACATCCAGTGAGCATGATACAGCAACTGAAAGACTTTTTGAAGTATCACAATCCATAGATGCTGACCTATATGTCATGGTAAATGGTGATGAGCCAGTTATAGAAGCAAAAGATATCGTAAAATGTATTCCTGCCAATTTAAATAAAGAAGGTTTTTATGTGTCAAATCTCATGACGAATTTTTCTGATCCTGTTGAAGTAGTTGATACCTCTAACCTAAAAATAGTTACAAACAAAGATGGAATTTGTTTATTCATATCACGAAGTCCAATACCTTTCCCTAAGGGTGGGATGAACTATACCTACCAGAAATTTGTTGGTGTAGGAGCATTTACGAAAAAAGCTCTACAATACTACCATGAAACACCGAGGGGACCTATTGAGAAAATTGAGGAAAACGATTCTTTTAGATTTATTGAAAACAGAAAGGACATCTATTACATAAATGCCCTTTGTGAAACGATATCTGTTGATACACCTAAAGATATTGAAAAGGTTGAAGAATATATGATGAAAAATAGGAAAATAGCAGTAATTCAATAA
- a CDS encoding acylneuraminate cytidylyltransferase family protein has translation MYKNMSFLAVIPARGGSKGIPGKNIINVNGKPLIQYTVDAAKKSKYIDRIVVSTDDSKIADVSIQCGAEVPFLRPENLANDTAKTIDVLIHTLEELNKLGSHFDYIVLLQPTQPLRTNEQIDLAIENIVLQNAESLVSITEVSEHPVLFRTLDPNGVVHNLLNTNSTIRRQDFPKIYRVNGSIYINKINENFNSNTSLNDNKLAFLMGREFDIDIDEPFDLEVLKLILDQKKQMPSLS, from the coding sequence ATGTATAAAAATATGTCATTTTTGGCTGTTATTCCTGCAAGAGGTGGAAGCAAAGGAATTCCGGGTAAAAATATTATAAATGTGAATGGAAAACCATTAATTCAGTATACAGTTGATGCAGCAAAAAAATCAAAGTATATCGATAGAATAGTCGTATCTACAGATGATTCAAAAATAGCTGATGTATCAATTCAATGTGGAGCAGAAGTTCCATTTCTTAGGCCGGAAAATTTAGCTAACGATACTGCCAAAACGATAGATGTCTTAATTCATACTCTAGAGGAGCTTAATAAATTAGGAAGTCATTTTGACTATATTGTCCTCTTACAACCTACACAACCGTTAAGAACGAATGAGCAGATAGATCTTGCAATTGAAAATATAGTGCTGCAGAATGCGGAGAGTTTAGTAAGTATAACTGAAGTATCAGAGCATCCCGTATTATTTAGAACATTGGATCCCAACGGTGTGGTGCATAATTTGTTAAACACTAATAGTACGATTAGGAGACAAGATTTCCCAAAAATTTATAGGGTAAATGGTTCAATTTATATAAATAAAATAAACGAAAATTTTAATTCAAATACGAGCTTAAATGATAATAAATTGGCATTTTTAATGGGAAGGGAATTTGATATCGATATAGATGAACCTTTTGATTTAGAAGTGTTAAAACTTATTCTAGACCAAAAAAAGCAAATGCCTTCTTTGAGTTAA
- a CDS encoding 6-hydroxymethylpterin diphosphokinase MptE-like protein, with amino-acid sequence MYKLKKRLIKIYNIFNFIISKVVNFCSKMSIPLTKNNFKIFLFKNRYKGKRCFIIGNGPSLIPEDLERLTGEYTFASNKIYKIFNKTTWRPTFYMVVDPIVLKENVEDINLVESDNKFTLKIYKHLFKSDIYFNNNLIKDKRGTFSKNIMESLYSSGTVSYHMLQIAFYMGFSEVYLIGHDYNFKGAVSKTRDLSFLSNVESSPIYFTENYIRKDEKRAGQAPDEMYKGMEKSKLVFEEAGRKVFNASRVSYLDVFKMKDFDELLGVQYDKSNKKIN; translated from the coding sequence GTGTATAAGTTAAAGAAAAGATTAATTAAAATCTATAATATTTTTAATTTTATAATATCAAAGGTTGTTAACTTTTGTTCAAAAATGAGTATTCCATTAACCAAGAATAACTTTAAAATTTTCCTTTTTAAAAACAGATATAAGGGTAAACGCTGCTTTATTATAGGAAATGGCCCGAGTCTAATTCCAGAGGACTTAGAGAGATTAACAGGTGAATATACTTTTGCATCAAACAAAATATACAAGATATTCAATAAAACTACATGGAGACCAACATTTTATATGGTGGTAGATCCTATAGTATTGAAAGAGAATGTAGAGGATATAAATCTTGTTGAGTCTGATAATAAGTTCACTCTTAAAATTTATAAACACCTATTTAAATCAGATATATATTTTAATAATAATCTCATAAAGGATAAAAGGGGTACTTTCTCAAAAAATATCATGGAATCTTTATACTCCTCAGGGACTGTATCGTATCATATGTTGCAAATAGCTTTTTATATGGGATTTTCAGAAGTTTACTTAATAGGACATGATTACAATTTTAAAGGTGCAGTATCTAAGACGAGAGATTTATCATTTCTTAGTAATGTAGAGAGTTCACCTATCTATTTTACCGAAAACTACATAAGAAAAGATGAAAAGAGAGCAGGGCAGGCACCAGATGAAATGTATAAAGGAATGGAGAAATCTAAACTTGTATTTGAAGAAGCAGGTAGAAAAGTTTTTAATGCGAGCCGAGTATCTTATCTAGATGTTTTTAAGATGAAGGATTTCGATGAACTATTAGGAGTGCAATATGACAAATCTAATAAAAAGATTAATTAA
- the kdsA gene encoding 3-deoxy-8-phosphooctulonate synthase translates to MKAINVGNIKVDHNMLTLIAGPCVIESEEQVMNLAKRMKDITGKLGVPFIFKSSFDKANRTSVNSFRGPGLQEGLRILKKVKDELDVPVVTDIHEAYQAEIVAEVVDMLQIPAFLCRQTDLLIAAAQTGLPVNIKKAQFLSAMDMKNVVTKVLESGNEKILLTERGNTFGYNNLVVDMTNLIEMKKYGYPVVFDATHSVQKPGGNLTSTGGNREYVEPLAKAALAVGADVLFMEVHEDPDNAMSDGPNMVRLDDVEVMLQKLIKVYKAVRDVEQHSYSI, encoded by the coding sequence ATGAAGGCAATTAATGTTGGTAATATTAAAGTAGATCATAACATGTTAACTCTGATAGCAGGACCATGTGTAATTGAGTCAGAAGAACAAGTCATGAATTTGGCTAAAAGGATGAAAGACATTACAGGGAAGCTAGGGGTTCCTTTTATTTTTAAATCATCGTTCGATAAAGCGAACAGAACGTCTGTTAATTCGTTCAGAGGACCTGGATTACAGGAAGGATTACGTATTTTGAAAAAAGTTAAGGATGAGTTAGATGTACCAGTAGTAACCGATATTCACGAAGCCTATCAAGCAGAAATCGTTGCAGAGGTTGTGGATATGCTACAAATCCCTGCATTTTTATGTAGACAAACAGATCTATTAATCGCAGCTGCACAAACTGGATTACCAGTTAACATAAAGAAAGCACAGTTTTTATCTGCAATGGATATGAAAAATGTTGTCACAAAGGTTTTGGAATCAGGCAATGAAAAAATTCTATTAACAGAAAGAGGAAACACATTTGGTTACAACAATTTAGTCGTTGATATGACAAATCTAATTGAAATGAAAAAGTACGGGTATCCAGTAGTTTTTGATGCGACTCACAGTGTTCAAAAACCAGGAGGGAATCTTACGTCTACTGGTGGTAATAGAGAATACGTAGAACCATTAGCTAAAGCAGCTTTAGCTGTAGGTGCAGATGTACTATTTATGGAAGTACATGAAGATCCAGACAATGCAATGTCAGATGGTCCGAATATGGTAAGACTTGATGATGTTGAGGTAATGTTACAAAAATTAATAAAAGTATATAAGGCGGTGCGCGATGTTGAACAACATAGCTACTCTATCTGA
- a CDS encoding 6-hydroxymethylpterin diphosphokinase MptE-like protein, whose protein sequence is MTNLIKRLINNTISFWAWTFRKRVRPLLINFRMRFLSTRAKQYQGKHNGESCFIIGNGPSLTPEDLNKIKNQVSFSSNRINLILDKTAWRPYYYTFTDSLIASKFFDQVYQMSKKKMFVAASNTSYGSLKKHFGKDCVFLRSYYEKDEKGMPNFSHDVSKKLIQHGTVTFANIQLASYMGFKNIYLLGVDHNFGISKQKDGKIELNEYLLGNDHFDEKYYNTVEHKKNTPVNIYEMTEAYLSAKKYCDEIGVKIYNATRGGKLEVFPRVNFDELFNENGEFVGVQVDFEKENNLHKAL, encoded by the coding sequence ATGACAAATCTAATAAAAAGATTAATTAATAATACAATTTCATTTTGGGCATGGACTTTCAGGAAAAGGGTAAGACCATTGTTGATTAACTTCAGGATGAGATTTTTGTCAACAAGAGCAAAGCAATATCAGGGGAAACATAATGGAGAAAGTTGCTTCATTATAGGAAATGGTCCAAGTTTGACGCCAGAAGATTTAAATAAAATTAAGAATCAGGTGTCTTTTTCTTCTAATAGAATTAATTTAATTTTAGATAAGACAGCATGGAGACCTTACTATTACACTTTTACAGATTCATTAATAGCTAGCAAATTCTTTGATCAAGTATATCAAATGTCAAAGAAGAAAATGTTTGTTGCTGCTTCTAATACAAGCTATGGATCATTAAAAAAGCATTTTGGAAAGGACTGTGTATTTTTAAGATCCTATTATGAAAAAGATGAAAAAGGTATGCCCAACTTTAGTCATGATGTATCAAAAAAATTGATCCAACACGGAACTGTTACTTTTGCAAATATTCAACTTGCATCTTATATGGGATTTAAAAATATTTATCTGCTTGGAGTTGATCACAATTTTGGAATCAGCAAGCAGAAAGACGGAAAAATTGAGTTGAACGAATATCTATTAGGAAATGATCACTTTGATGAAAAATATTACAATACTGTTGAACATAAGAAAAATACACCAGTAAATATTTATGAAATGACTGAAGCATACTTATCTGCTAAAAAGTATTGCGATGAAATTGGAGTGAAAATCTATAATGCTACCAGAGGTGGGAAGCTAGAGGTGTTTCCTAGAGTAAACTTTGATGAGTTATTTAATGAAAATGGAGAATTTGTTGGAGTTCAAGTAGATTTTGAGAAAGAAAATAACCTGCATAAGGCATTATAG
- the neuC gene encoding UDP-N-acetylglucosamine 2-epimerase has product MKKILFLTGTRADYGKIKSLMRKVDNSSNLELYIFVTGMHMLSKYGSTWRELDKDGFRNKYHFVNQQQNSKMDMTLSNTILGLSNYVHELQPDLIVVHGDRLEALAGAIVGAFNNIKVAHIEGGEVSGTIDESIRHSITKLSHIHFVSNIEAKKRIIQLGEPEESIFVIGSPDIDVMLSNDLPSIERVKEHYNINYDQFSVLMYHPVTTQIEKLHMNVQQLVDALLESNRNYIVIYPNNDEGSDIILSEYRRLENNTRFKLYPSMRFEYFLTLLKHCDFLIGNSSAGIREAGVYGVPSIDIGTRQLGRYDSIKNKTILHVEDDKDSILQATYSQDGIRVFSQEFGDGISDEKFLAILEDGDIWSFDVQKRFIDYNFTGEKAHV; this is encoded by the coding sequence ATGAAAAAAATTCTTTTTTTAACAGGTACTAGGGCTGATTACGGAAAGATAAAGTCCTTAATGAGAAAAGTAGATAATAGTTCGAATCTAGAACTTTATATTTTTGTTACTGGTATGCATATGCTTTCAAAATATGGTTCTACATGGAGGGAATTGGATAAGGACGGCTTTCGAAACAAGTATCATTTTGTTAACCAACAACAAAACTCTAAAATGGATATGACTTTAAGTAACACAATTTTAGGACTAAGCAATTATGTACATGAATTACAGCCCGATTTGATTGTTGTACACGGTGATAGACTTGAGGCCCTAGCTGGAGCAATTGTTGGTGCATTTAATAATATAAAAGTTGCTCATATAGAGGGAGGAGAGGTCTCAGGTACAATAGATGAATCAATTAGACATTCCATTACAAAGCTGTCACATATTCACTTTGTAAGCAATATAGAAGCCAAGAAGAGAATAATTCAGTTGGGAGAACCAGAGGAAAGTATCTTTGTTATTGGTTCACCAGATATAGATGTTATGCTTTCAAATGATTTACCATCAATTGAAAGAGTAAAAGAACATTATAATATTAATTATGATCAATTTTCTGTTTTAATGTATCATCCTGTGACCACTCAGATAGAGAAACTACATATGAATGTACAACAACTAGTAGATGCTCTACTAGAGAGCAACAGAAACTATATAGTTATTTATCCAAATAATGATGAAGGCAGCGATATAATCTTAAGTGAATATAGAAGACTAGAAAATAATACTAGATTCAAACTGTATCCTTCTATGCGTTTTGAGTATTTCTTAACTTTATTAAAACATTGTGATTTTTTAATCGGAAATTCAAGTGCTGGCATACGAGAAGCAGGTGTTTATGGAGTCCCTTCTATTGATATTGGAACTAGACAATTAGGTAGGTATGACTCTATTAAAAATAAAACCATATTACATGTAGAAGACGATAAAGATAGTATTTTACAGGCTACCTATAGTCAGGATGGGATCAGAGTATTTAGCCAAGAATTTGGAGATGGTATAAGTGATGAAAAATTTTTAGCTATACTTGAGGATGGAGATATTTGGAGTTTCGATGTTCAAAAGAGATTTATAGATTATAACTTTACTGGTGAAAAAGCTCATGTATAA
- a CDS encoding 6-hydroxymethylpterin diphosphokinase MptE-like protein yields MKIVKRSLSKAIYKTNKYISEVIFPFTKTGNNLKALQDIHMSERCFIIGNGPSLTTEDLKRLKNEVTFAFNRIYYIFDQTDWRPTYYCSEDDKTILNSRDEIDSLKIENKFFPLNFPRDYKIQFRNAKYYIFKFSDKNVEPKFSNDIVKGIYWGNTVTYTAIQMAVYMGIKEIYLLGVDHNFSKMINDKGEIIIDKTAKDYFTKEYNTDKEDLYIPNVEVSTRSFKAAKKYADKNDIKIYNATRGGKLEVFERVDFDKIFFENERVTI; encoded by the coding sequence ATGAAAATTGTAAAAAGATCTCTATCAAAAGCTATTTATAAAACTAATAAATATATTAGTGAAGTTATCTTTCCATTTACTAAAACTGGGAATAATCTTAAAGCTTTACAAGATATACATATGAGTGAACGTTGTTTTATTATCGGTAATGGTCCTAGTCTAACAACCGAAGATCTCAAGAGACTAAAAAATGAAGTAACTTTTGCCTTCAATAGAATTTATTATATATTTGATCAAACAGACTGGCGACCTACATATTACTGCTCTGAAGATGATAAAACGATTTTAAATAGTAGAGATGAGATTGATAGCCTTAAAATAGAAAATAAATTTTTCCCTTTAAACTTTCCAAGAGATTATAAGATACAATTCAGAAATGCAAAGTACTATATATTCAAATTTAGTGATAAAAATGTTGAGCCCAAATTCTCTAATGACATTGTTAAAGGAATTTACTGGGGAAACACGGTAACATACACCGCTATTCAAATGGCTGTATATATGGGCATAAAAGAAATTTACTTATTAGGTGTTGATCATAATTTTAGTAAAATGATTAATGATAAAGGTGAAATAATTATTGATAAGACAGCAAAAGACTATTTTACAAAAGAATACAATACAGACAAAGAAGATCTATATATCCCTAATGTTGAAGTATCAACAAGATCATTCAAAGCTGCAAAAAAATACGCAGATAAAAACGATATAAAGATTTACAACGCAACACGCGGTGGTAAATTAGAAGTTTTTGAAAGAGTAGATTTTGATAAAATATTTTTTGAGAATGAGAGGGTAACAATATGA
- a CDS encoding N-acetylneuraminate synthase family protein → MPKPFIQIGSRKIGEEFKPFVIAEIGINHEGSLEVAKQMVDAAHSAGAEVIKHQTHIVEDEMSKEAKNVIPGNTDVSIYEVMERCALNEEDETELKEYVESLGMLFLSTPFSRAAAERLERMGVLAYKIGSGECNNYPLIEHIASYGKPIIVSTGMNDIESIKKTVEILEGKGVQYALLHCTNLYPTPPHLVRLGGMGELQKVFPNAIIGLSDHTANNNAALAATALGASILERHFTDSKDRPGPDILCSMDSKDLEELITASSEIAKMRGGKKEAAVEEKVTSDFAFATIVTIKELKQGDILTEDNIWVKRPGLGEIKAESYKSLLGKQVNKDMQVDHHLSWADIV, encoded by the coding sequence GTGCCTAAGCCATTTATTCAAATTGGTAGTAGAAAAATAGGAGAAGAATTCAAGCCCTTTGTAATTGCAGAAATTGGAATTAATCACGAAGGTAGTTTAGAAGTTGCTAAACAAATGGTAGATGCTGCCCATAGTGCTGGAGCAGAGGTAATAAAGCATCAAACTCATATTGTTGAAGATGAGATGAGTAAAGAAGCTAAAAATGTTATACCAGGAAATACGGATGTATCTATTTATGAGGTAATGGAGAGATGTGCGCTTAACGAGGAGGATGAGACAGAATTAAAGGAGTATGTTGAGTCGTTAGGTATGCTTTTTCTAAGTACTCCATTTTCTAGAGCAGCTGCTGAAAGACTTGAGAGAATGGGGGTTTTAGCATACAAAATTGGATCAGGTGAATGTAATAATTACCCTCTGATAGAACATATTGCATCATACGGTAAACCTATAATTGTTTCTACAGGTATGAACGATATTGAAAGTATTAAGAAAACAGTTGAAATTCTTGAAGGAAAAGGAGTTCAATATGCACTTTTGCACTGTACAAACCTATATCCAACCCCACCACATCTAGTAAGACTTGGAGGTATGGGAGAACTTCAAAAGGTTTTTCCTAATGCAATTATTGGATTATCTGACCACACAGCAAACAATAATGCTGCTTTAGCAGCGACAGCTCTTGGAGCATCAATATTAGAGAGACATTTTACTGATTCCAAGGATAGGCCAGGGCCAGATATCTTATGTTCAATGGATTCAAAAGACCTAGAAGAATTAATAACTGCTAGCTCAGAAATAGCTAAAATGAGAGGTGGAAAGAAGGAGGCGGCAGTAGAAGAAAAGGTCACATCTGATTTTGCATTTGCAACAATAGTAACAATAAAAGAGCTAAAACAAGGCGATATCCTTACAGAGGATAATATATGGGTTAAAAGGCCTGGTTTAGGTGAAATAAAAGCGGAAAGCTATAAATCGCTATTAGGTAAACAAGTTAATAAGGATATGCAAGTTGATCATCACCTTTCTTGGGCAGATATTGTATAA
- a CDS encoding KdsC family phosphatase, giving the protein MIKEKDLSKIKMLVMDVDGTLTDGKIYVGDNGEVFKAFNVKDGYRLITINKHNIIPVIITGKTSGILLKRAAELKIEEVYQGIDDKLNILDKVTKRYNLSYENVAYIGDDINDIDCIRACSFTASPVDAVDEVIGMVDYVCKVKGGDGAVREFIDLILDAKTSQTKIQKPYYLENKGV; this is encoded by the coding sequence ATGATAAAAGAAAAGGATTTATCAAAAATAAAAATGCTTGTAATGGATGTAGATGGTACGCTGACGGATGGGAAAATTTATGTTGGTGACAATGGTGAGGTATTTAAGGCATTTAATGTTAAGGACGGCTATCGTTTAATTACCATCAATAAACACAATATTATTCCAGTTATTATTACAGGAAAGACCTCTGGGATTTTATTGAAACGAGCTGCTGAACTAAAGATTGAAGAGGTGTATCAGGGAATTGACGATAAGTTAAATATATTGGATAAGGTAACTAAAAGATACAACTTATCATACGAAAATGTTGCTTATATAGGTGATGATATTAATGATATTGATTGTATTAGAGCTTGTTCATTTACAGCTAGCCCAGTAGATGCAGTAGATGAAGTTATTGGAATGGTAGATTATGTATGTAAGGTTAAAGGTGGAGACGGAGCTGTACGAGAGTTCATTGACTTAATCTTAGATGCAAAAACAAGTCAAACAAAAATACAAAAACCTTATTATTTGGAGAATAAAGGTGTATAA
- a CDS encoding KpsF/GutQ family sugar-phosphate isomerase, producing the protein MLNNIATLSEVKIGNKIDILSEARYVFETEVNAINLVKDALDGRFVQIVELISNCKGKVVVTGMGKPGHVSRKIAATLSSLGTSSFFLHPAEAQHGDLGMISSNDIVIAISYSGESEEITRILPNIKLIGATIIGISGNQYSTLVRYSDYSFVFPRFMEACSMNLAPTSSTTVEMVLGDALAVCLAKIYGFQKNNYALYHPAGSLGKKLLIKVSDIAHTGERNAVVMVGTKLKDAIIEMSTKAIGILNVVNEENELMGVFTDGDLKRTLTREVNVYELSIDDVLIKTPISINFDMLAVDALKLMKENNISALPIVKNGNKLGGTIRVNDIIGVGIFL; encoded by the coding sequence ATGTTGAACAACATAGCTACTCTATCTGAAGTGAAAATTGGAAACAAAATAGATATTCTTTCAGAAGCTAGATATGTTTTTGAGACTGAAGTAAATGCGATCAATCTAGTAAAGGATGCACTAGATGGAAGGTTTGTCCAAATAGTTGAATTGATTTCTAACTGTAAAGGGAAAGTAGTTGTTACAGGGATGGGAAAGCCAGGACATGTTTCAAGAAAGATAGCAGCAACATTATCTAGTCTTGGGACGTCGTCATTCTTCCTTCACCCTGCAGAGGCCCAGCACGGAGATTTAGGGATGATCTCGTCAAATGATATTGTAATAGCAATTAGCTATAGCGGAGAAAGTGAAGAAATAACTAGAATTCTACCAAACATAAAACTTATAGGAGCAACCATCATTGGGATCTCTGGTAATCAATATTCAACACTTGTAAGATACAGTGATTATTCTTTCGTATTTCCGAGGTTTATGGAAGCTTGTTCTATGAACCTTGCACCAACATCTAGTACAACAGTTGAAATGGTCTTGGGAGATGCGTTAGCCGTTTGTTTAGCCAAAATTTATGGTTTTCAAAAAAATAACTATGCCTTGTATCATCCAGCAGGTTCCCTTGGGAAGAAACTACTAATAAAAGTAAGTGATATCGCACATACAGGTGAAAGAAATGCAGTTGTTATGGTTGGTACTAAGCTAAAAGATGCAATCATTGAGATGAGTACCAAAGCAATAGGGATTTTAAACGTAGTTAATGAAGAAAATGAATTAATGGGTGTATTTACAGACGGTGATTTAAAAAGAACGCTTACTAGAGAAGTAAATGTCTATGAATTATCAATAGATGATGTTCTTATAAAAACACCAATCTCCATTAATTTTGATATGCTCGCAGTGGATGCACTAAAGTTAATGAAAGAAAACAACATTTCTGCATTGCCGATCGTAAAAAATGGTAATAAATTAGGCGGTACTATAAGAGTGAACGATATTATTGGAGTGGGTATATTCTTATGA